In the Candidatus Methylomirabilota bacterium genome, one interval contains:
- a CDS encoding GntR family transcriptional regulator — protein MARESSRIAPPSGLRVNRKSAVPVHVQLMTQIRHLISTGAFKPGMQLPTVRQLAGFLRINPNTVARALADLERDGYVEGQQGRGTFVADRPTREGRAARSLERLVGESLERVRRLGFTQDEFLAALASSAPAGLPGKVARRRAILVECNDAELARYRDELEAELPLQVDRMLVDEFEAKAARDPGFLKGYRAVITTFFHIHEVKRIMPPDGPPTVALLAEASIKTLLRLTELPEGSTVGLVCTTATGGQNLLRSVQSAGLMHVTPVLASTDDTWSMDRMLERTRTVVCSEQAAARIRESLPKDVELIVADRSLDRGGIELLRDLLYQPERGQPDRGQPERGEPDRGQSDGGAAHGG, from the coding sequence ATGGCGCGTGAGTCGTCACGCATAGCGCCGCCCTCGGGGCTCCGGGTCAACCGCAAGAGCGCCGTGCCTGTGCACGTGCAGCTCATGACCCAGATCCGCCACCTGATCTCGACGGGCGCGTTCAAGCCGGGGATGCAGCTGCCCACTGTGCGCCAGCTGGCGGGCTTCCTCCGCATCAATCCCAACACGGTCGCCCGCGCCCTCGCCGACCTCGAGCGCGACGGCTATGTCGAGGGGCAGCAGGGACGCGGCACCTTCGTGGCCGACCGCCCGACGCGGGAGGGACGCGCGGCGCGCAGCCTCGAACGCCTGGTCGGCGAGAGCCTCGAGCGCGTGCGGCGGCTCGGCTTCACACAGGACGAATTCCTGGCCGCGCTGGCCTCGAGCGCGCCGGCGGGCCTCCCAGGCAAGGTAGCGCGCCGCCGCGCCATCCTGGTCGAGTGCAACGACGCGGAGCTGGCGCGCTATCGAGACGAGCTCGAGGCGGAGCTGCCGCTGCAGGTGGACCGGATGCTGGTGGACGAGTTCGAGGCGAAAGCCGCCCGTGATCCCGGCTTCCTCAAGGGTTACCGGGCCGTGATCACGACCTTCTTCCACATCCACGAGGTCAAGCGCATCATGCCGCCGGACGGCCCGCCTACCGTGGCCCTGCTGGCCGAGGCGAGCATCAAGACGCTGCTGCGGCTGACCGAGCTGCCCGAGGGCTCCACCGTGGGACTGGTCTGCACGACGGCGACCGGCGGCCAGAACCTCCTGCGCTCCGTCCAGTCGGCGGGGCTCATGCACGTCACACCTGTGCTCGCCTCCACGGACGACACCTGGTCGATGGACCGCATGCTGGAGCGCACGCGCACCGTCGTCTGCTCCGAGCAAGCCGCGGCCCGCATCCGGGAAAGCCTCCCTAAGGACGTCGAGCTGATCGTGGCCGACCGCTCCCTGGACCGCGGCGGCATCGAGCTCCTGCGCGATCTCCTCTACCAGCCCGAACGCGGGCAGCCCGACCGCGGGCAGCCCGAACGCGGGGAGCCCGACCGCGGGCAGTCCGACGGCGGGGCCGCGCACGGCGGCTGA
- the mgtE gene encoding magnesium transporter yields MDTNQRLLRAAEELLQNRDDPRAAQALVEAHAADIAHVLQQLPLADRATIFRSLRQDQAGDVLSELDDATLLELVRSLDDVEVSMILDRMPAEHAADVVDELSSEHAEKILDLMEEEKSEEIQDILEYPEDSAGRLMSQDVVAIRETLTVEEAIQHIRKTVTEERPFGVYAVDDHQHLIGRVPLRRLLLADPRSLILGILQEEEVVSVNATMDKEEVARVVAKYDLVTVPVVDDQNRLVGTITVDDVMDVVQEEASEDIFRMAGSDAAELERRSPRQVAMLRLPWVLLTLLIEMLAGVVIHYFDQTLGKVILLASFMPVIQAISGNTGLQSVTMVVRGLATGQVQLSRWWEPLWRQIQTSAILGAVCAVVVGSIGLLWHSFTFGFVVATSMFVSVNLSGCAGTAIPMLSKRLGFDPALTAGPFETAFQDVLGVTIFLSLATLLLRWLV; encoded by the coding sequence ATGGACACGAACCAGCGCCTGCTGCGCGCAGCCGAAGAGCTGCTCCAGAACCGCGACGACCCTCGCGCGGCGCAGGCGCTCGTCGAAGCCCACGCGGCCGACATCGCCCACGTGCTCCAGCAGCTGCCGCTCGCCGACCGCGCGACGATCTTCCGCTCGCTCCGGCAGGACCAGGCCGGCGACGTCCTGTCCGAGCTCGACGACGCCACGCTGCTCGAGCTGGTGCGCTCCCTGGACGACGTCGAGGTGTCGATGATCCTCGACCGGATGCCGGCGGAGCACGCGGCCGACGTCGTGGACGAGCTCTCGAGCGAGCATGCGGAAAAGATCCTGGACCTCATGGAAGAGGAGAAGTCGGAAGAGATTCAGGACATCCTCGAGTATCCCGAAGACTCGGCGGGGCGCCTCATGTCCCAGGACGTCGTGGCAATCCGCGAGACGCTGACGGTCGAGGAGGCCATCCAGCACATCAGGAAGACCGTCACCGAGGAGCGCCCGTTCGGCGTGTACGCGGTGGACGATCACCAGCACCTCATCGGGCGGGTGCCGCTGCGGCGCCTCCTTCTCGCCGATCCGCGCAGCCTCATCCTCGGCATCCTCCAAGAAGAGGAGGTCGTGAGCGTTAACGCGACGATGGACAAGGAGGAGGTCGCGCGGGTCGTCGCGAAGTACGACCTCGTGACCGTCCCGGTCGTGGACGACCAGAACCGGCTGGTGGGCACCATCACCGTGGACGACGTCATGGACGTGGTCCAGGAGGAAGCATCGGAAGACATCTTCCGCATGGCCGGCTCGGATGCCGCCGAGCTCGAGCGTCGCTCCCCGCGCCAGGTCGCCATGCTGCGCCTGCCATGGGTGCTGCTGACGCTGCTCATCGAGATGCTGGCGGGCGTGGTCATCCACTACTTCGATCAGACCCTCGGCAAGGTCATCCTCCTGGCTTCCTTTATGCCGGTGATCCAGGCGATCTCCGGCAACACGGGCCTCCAGTCGGTAACGATGGTCGTGCGGGGGCTGGCGACCGGACAGGTCCAGCTCAGCCGCTGGTGGGAGCCGCTCTGGCGGCAGATCCAGACGTCCGCAATCCTCGGGGCCGTCTGCGCCGTGGTGGTCGGCTCGATCGGGCTCTTGTGGCACTCCTTCACCTTCGGGTTCGTGGTCGCCACCTCCATGTTCGTCTCGGTCAATCTCTCGGGCTGCGCGGGGACGGCGATCCCCATGCTGTCCAAGCGGCTGGGCTTCGACCCCGCCCTCACGGCCGGCCCGTTCGAGACCGCCTTCCAGGACGTCCTAGGCGTCACGATCTTTCTCTCTCTCGCCACGCTCCTGCTGCGCTGGCTCGTCTAG
- a CDS encoding tetratricopeptide repeat protein: protein MAHLRAFSGLLLAGLVAVSAGPAQALEEADRLMLVGEKSYEDGLYALSRRTLERFLERFPGDKRAGEAILLLGKARLAQGSLDAALEAFRKTEGFTPVPGKPQEARFWEAETLYRLKRFTDARAAYARVISAEPASPLLPDALYSMGWADLELKRRDAAALDFGRLVMEFPDHSATPSAAIQLARALIEMKRADEAIVVLEPFPTKYPEHRLAPEARYYLARARLAAGDMDKGVAELRAFARANPGHELAPAARRVALDTQIKAGKKKELAEEYAALLAQKPPAPEGLYDAGAIAAALDRPRDADAAWARLRKEFPEHVLTARASLEQAQAAFGKKNFKDAAALGRAASKSPEDAVRGEALLVVGESEMKLRHPAQALPAFQAAADTPGLEPALHFRALAGSGLAQEDQKQWAQAAKYYEEVAERSPDKTLATWAKTRRAAIAANLKPAPRADKKR, encoded by the coding sequence ATGGCGCACCTCCGCGCGTTCTCCGGCTTGCTCCTCGCGGGACTCGTGGCCGTCTCCGCCGGCCCCGCGCAGGCCCTCGAAGAGGCCGATCGCCTCATGCTGGTAGGCGAGAAGTCCTACGAGGACGGGCTCTACGCGCTCTCCCGTCGCACGCTCGAGCGCTTCCTCGAGCGCTTCCCCGGCGACAAGCGGGCCGGCGAGGCGATCCTCCTTCTGGGCAAGGCCCGGCTCGCCCAGGGGTCGCTCGACGCCGCGCTCGAGGCCTTCCGAAAGACGGAAGGGTTCACTCCCGTTCCCGGCAAGCCTCAGGAGGCGCGCTTCTGGGAGGCTGAGACGCTCTACCGGCTGAAGCGCTTCACCGACGCGCGCGCGGCCTATGCCCGCGTCATCTCGGCCGAGCCCGCCTCGCCGCTCCTCCCCGACGCCCTCTACTCGATGGGCTGGGCCGACCTCGAGCTCAAGCGGCGCGACGCGGCGGCGCTCGACTTCGGTCGGCTTGTTATGGAATTCCCGGATCACTCGGCGACGCCCTCGGCCGCGATCCAGCTCGCCCGCGCCCTCATCGAAATGAAGCGCGCTGACGAGGCTATCGTCGTGCTCGAGCCGTTCCCGACCAAGTACCCGGAGCACCGGCTGGCGCCGGAGGCGCGCTACTACCTGGCCCGCGCCCGGCTGGCGGCGGGCGACATGGACAAGGGCGTGGCCGAGCTCCGAGCCTTCGCGCGGGCCAACCCGGGGCACGAGCTGGCGCCCGCCGCGCGCCGCGTGGCGCTTGACACCCAGATCAAGGCCGGCAAGAAGAAGGAGCTCGCCGAAGAGTACGCGGCGCTCCTCGCCCAGAAGCCTCCGGCGCCCGAAGGCCTCTACGACGCGGGCGCCATCGCGGCGGCCCTCGACCGCCCACGCGACGCAGACGCCGCGTGGGCGCGGCTCAGGAAAGAATTCCCGGAGCACGTCTTGACCGCCCGCGCCTCGCTGGAGCAGGCTCAGGCGGCGTTCGGCAAGAAGAACTTCAAGGACGCCGCGGCGCTGGGGCGCGCCGCCTCCAAGAGCCCCGAGGATGCCGTGCGGGGCGAGGCGCTCCTCGTCGTCGGCGAGAGCGAGATGAAGCTCCGGCACCCCGCCCAGGCGCTCCCCGCCTTCCAGGCCGCGGCGGACACGCCCGGGCTCGAGCCGGCGCTGCATTTTCGCGCGCTGGCAGGCAGCGGGCTTGCCCAGGAGGACCAGAAGCAGTGGGCGCAGGCCGCGAAGTACTACGAGGAGGTCGCCGAGAGGAGCCCGGACAAGACGCTGGCCACGTGGGCCAAGACGCGCCGCGCGGCCATCGCCGCCAACCTCAAGCCGGCGCCCAGGGCGGACAAGAAGCGATGA
- a CDS encoding tetratricopeptide repeat protein: MTRALLSIAILLLSAAPPAAAAEPQFKMPPPDLAQVLPLVSPALDKPALPGSLAAYPPSPQPVPPLPRARVETDLAVQPVAAAPPPRFLACNPLGTVLGVVSELVECGRARFQRGEYEDAREALDGAVKRASDAALLREARYWLGETLIRLGRPDQAAQAMLLVVHADPRSDVGFHAALKYGWLSLMAGDPARALATLDALVKVGPSPALVPWAQHGRAVALYGLGRYAEAREVWTRLLGQTLPVPVAGEAPFWLGDTLGRLGEYKDAVARLKTFTGGGPRLLIDTGLLRLAWWSRAAGEPLAAVQTYRGAMSAYPKLPEILWARAGLVLALLDLDDYAAALDEARTLDAADKTGALGLPVLLAVDRWATEKRRADDARALEQELLGRTLEPATRAYVLLLAGEVERDAGQMSEAHGRFELVLARPGAPALGWFAGLRLAQMDLESREIAQARTRIDALLNEPLSAELRGAALALAGEAAYAGRAWDEAAARYSRFLAEFPTSPQAPSVMLALGWAEFRRGRFEAARDTWTRFATINRADPRAPAALLLAAELAARSGDTVGARALLDGLVTRYPEGEYADIARLNRSILAIRAGRASSALGDLTELIRRAPLSPYTGRMRLARGVVLVTDGKGAEAAREFKSAQGQGEGASANLGLGRVAFDRGQWDEAEREFVEARDTGAGAVAASAEYGIAAVLWNQGKTDEFKRFAQALLARPPDPANTPNVLAAAAALAAEEGRWKDARTLAMRTVGEFPTTDAAPAALSLVGTAAGRGGEWPLASETFQLLTERYPGYKTGREARLDYAEALYRTGALAEASAKLQEIIDASPRDPELPRALILLGRTHEARGDGASALDVYKRVGREYPAFEGAALLGNARVLLLAGNWDEARPLLERAVAAGDAAVAVEAAYRLGEGLRGAGRHQQAVDSYMTAAYVAPDTPLARRALLGAGQSFTALKQPDSAIIVYKKLLAGKSVEPDVADAAKKGLRALGVN; the protein is encoded by the coding sequence ATGACCCGCGCGCTCCTCTCGATCGCGATCCTGCTGCTGTCCGCTGCGCCTCCTGCCGCCGCCGCCGAGCCGCAGTTCAAGATGCCGCCGCCCGACCTGGCCCAGGTCCTGCCGCTGGTCTCGCCGGCGCTGGACAAGCCGGCGCTTCCTGGCTCGCTCGCGGCGTATCCGCCCTCGCCCCAACCGGTGCCGCCGCTGCCGCGGGCCCGCGTGGAGACCGACCTCGCGGTCCAGCCCGTGGCGGCCGCGCCGCCGCCGCGCTTCCTCGCGTGCAACCCGCTCGGCACCGTGCTCGGCGTCGTCTCCGAGCTCGTCGAATGCGGCCGCGCGCGCTTCCAGCGCGGCGAGTACGAGGACGCGCGCGAAGCGCTCGACGGCGCCGTCAAGCGCGCCTCCGACGCCGCCCTGCTTCGAGAAGCGCGCTACTGGCTGGGCGAGACCCTGATCCGGCTCGGCCGGCCCGACCAGGCGGCGCAAGCGATGCTTCTCGTGGTCCACGCCGACCCGCGCTCGGACGTGGGCTTTCACGCCGCGCTCAAGTATGGCTGGCTGTCGCTGATGGCGGGCGATCCGGCGCGCGCGCTCGCGACGCTGGACGCGCTCGTCAAGGTCGGCCCTTCGCCCGCACTCGTGCCTTGGGCTCAGCACGGCCGCGCCGTGGCGCTTTACGGTCTCGGGCGCTATGCCGAAGCGCGCGAGGTCTGGACCCGGCTTCTCGGCCAAACGCTACCCGTGCCGGTGGCGGGCGAGGCGCCTTTCTGGCTCGGCGACACGCTGGGGCGGCTCGGCGAGTACAAGGACGCCGTCGCGCGGCTCAAGACCTTTACCGGCGGCGGCCCGCGCCTCCTGATCGACACGGGGCTCCTGCGCTTGGCCTGGTGGAGCCGGGCGGCAGGTGAGCCGCTCGCGGCCGTGCAGACCTACCGCGGGGCGATGTCGGCCTATCCGAAGCTGCCCGAGATCCTCTGGGCGAGGGCCGGGCTCGTGCTGGCCCTCCTCGACCTCGACGACTACGCGGCCGCCCTCGACGAAGCGCGCACCCTCGACGCCGCCGACAAGACGGGCGCGCTCGGCCTGCCTGTGCTCCTGGCAGTGGATCGTTGGGCGACGGAAAAGCGCCGCGCCGATGACGCGCGGGCGCTCGAGCAGGAGCTTCTCGGACGCACCCTCGAGCCCGCCACCCGCGCCTACGTCCTCCTGCTGGCCGGCGAGGTCGAACGCGACGCCGGCCAGATGTCGGAGGCCCACGGCCGCTTCGAGCTGGTCCTGGCGCGTCCCGGGGCGCCGGCGCTCGGCTGGTTCGCGGGGCTGCGCCTTGCGCAGATGGATCTCGAGAGCCGCGAGATCGCCCAGGCGCGGACGCGCATCGACGCGCTCCTCAACGAGCCGCTGTCGGCCGAGCTCCGCGGCGCGGCCCTCGCGCTCGCCGGCGAGGCCGCCTACGCCGGTCGCGCCTGGGACGAGGCCGCGGCGCGCTACAGCCGGTTCCTCGCCGAGTTCCCGACCTCGCCGCAGGCGCCCTCGGTCATGCTGGCGCTCGGCTGGGCGGAGTTCCGTCGCGGGCGTTTCGAGGCGGCGCGCGACACCTGGACGCGCTTCGCCACGATCAACCGCGCCGATCCGCGGGCGCCCGCCGCGCTCCTCCTGGCGGCGGAGCTCGCGGCGCGCTCGGGCGACACCGTGGGCGCCCGCGCGCTCCTCGACGGGCTCGTCACGCGCTACCCGGAAGGCGAGTACGCGGACATCGCGCGGCTCAACCGCTCGATTCTCGCCATCCGCGCCGGCCGGGCCTCGAGCGCTCTCGGCGATCTCACGGAGCTGATCCGCCGCGCGCCGCTGTCTCCCTACACGGGTCGGATGCGGCTCGCGCGCGGCGTGGTCCTCGTGACGGACGGCAAGGGGGCGGAGGCCGCGCGCGAGTTCAAGAGTGCGCAGGGGCAGGGCGAGGGCGCTTCGGCGAACCTGGGGCTCGGGCGCGTCGCCTTCGATCGCGGGCAGTGGGACGAAGCCGAGCGGGAATTCGTCGAGGCGCGCGACACGGGGGCGGGCGCCGTCGCGGCCTCGGCCGAGTACGGCATCGCCGCCGTGCTGTGGAACCAGGGCAAGACCGACGAGTTCAAGCGATTCGCCCAGGCGCTGCTCGCTCGGCCGCCCGACCCGGCCAACACGCCCAACGTGCTCGCGGCCGCGGCGGCGCTGGCGGCCGAGGAGGGACGATGGAAGGACGCGCGCACGCTGGCGATGCGCACGGTCGGCGAATTCCCGACGACCGATGCCGCGCCGGCGGCGCTGTCGCTCGTAGGCACGGCGGCCGGGCGCGGCGGCGAATGGCCGCTGGCGAGCGAGACCTTCCAGCTGCTGACCGAGCGCTACCCCGGCTACAAGACCGGGCGCGAGGCGCGCCTCGACTACGCCGAGGCGCTCTACAGGACGGGCGCGCTCGCCGAGGCCTCCGCGAAGCTCCAGGAGATCATCGACGCCTCGCCAAGGGACCCTGAGCTGCCGCGCGCGCTCATACTGCTCGGCCGCACCCACGAGGCCCGCGGCGACGGGGCCTCGGCGCTCGACGTCTACAAGCGCGTGGGGCGCGAGTACCCCGCTTTCGAGGGCGCGGCGCTCCTCGGCAATGCCCGCGTGCTCCTGCTCGCGGGCAACTGGGACGAGGCGCGGCCGCTCCTCGAGCGCGCGGTGGCGGCGGGGGATGCGGCCGTGGCCGTCGAGGCCGCATACCGCTTGGGCGAGGGGCTCCGGGGCGCGGGCCGTCACCAGCAGGCCGTCGACTCGTACATGACGGCGGCCTACGTCGCGCCCGACACGCCGCTCGCGCGCCGCGCGCTCCTCGGCGCCGGGCAGTCCTTCACCGCGCTCAAGCAGCCCGACTCGGCGATCATCGTATACAAGAAGCTGCTGGCGGGGAAAAGCGTCGAGCCTGACGTGGCCGACGCCGCGAAGAAGGGACTGCGAGCCCTCGGGGTGAACTAG
- a CDS encoding peroxiredoxin-like family protein: MFCRQQVADLAAAQPGIERRGAALVVVGPGRPEHLKGFREVTGYAGPLYADPSLQTFRAAGLAYGWGRTFHPGSFLKGLRAIAKGFRQGARRGNPVQQGGVFVLGPADRVRYEWRDRFAGDHAPMSDVVAALG, encoded by the coding sequence ATCTTCTGCCGTCAGCAGGTCGCTGACCTGGCCGCCGCGCAGCCCGGGATCGAGCGACGGGGCGCCGCGCTCGTCGTCGTCGGGCCGGGCAGGCCCGAGCACCTGAAGGGTTTCCGTGAAGTCACGGGCTACGCGGGCCCGCTCTACGCGGACCCGTCGCTCCAGACCTTCCGCGCGGCGGGCCTCGCCTATGGCTGGGGCAGGACCTTCCATCCCGGGAGCTTCTTGAAGGGTCTGCGGGCCATTGCGAAGGGCTTCAGGCAGGGAGCGCGGCGGGGCAATCCGGTGCAGCAGGGCGGCGTCTTCGTGCTGGGGCCGGCGGATCGCGTGCGCTACGAATGGCGCGACCGCTTCGCGGGCGACCACGCGCCGATGTCCGACGTCGTGGCCGCCTTGGGTTAG
- a CDS encoding aldehyde ferredoxin oxidoreductase family protein — MKGYGGRILFVDVTRGTSRVEALGEETARALLGGNGLAARLLLDHVPVGTDPYDPANAVVFAVGPITDTTVPGNSRACVASKSPLTGLFFDSTFGGRWPATMKRTGFDAIVITGQAAAPVYLKVGEAGVEVKPAAGLWGQTTRDTVHAIQAVEGAETDVMAIGPAGERRVRFACLATYWKNREGVAGRGGIGAVLGAKRVKAVVVTGGLKTGIADPAALKALLEEKREPLTTGTKALSTYGTSFLVKPINTLGALGSYNLRQETFAEALAISGEEMHARYHDRDTTCLKCPVACGKQYEIRDGELSGLKAKMPEYETIFAFGSMLGNAHAGSLAKANDLCDLLGMDTITMGVTLSFVAEALERGWLTPDEIGVPFGWGDWRGMLRLIELTAAREGFGDRLAEGGWRLAESVHPEATKTVYAVKRLELPAHSARALKGMSIGYATATRGGSHHDTRPTPQYAQGYDRRGTEGKPEFAVRSQHFTAVDDSLVLCRFTSERGFGLFVEEPYARMVRAVTGWDMGVEELERVGERVINLERLFNVREGVRRKDDVLPWRVMHEPIPDGPSAGMYCPPEELSAMLGRYYALRGWDTDGVPTKERLASLGLA; from the coding sequence ATGAAGGGCTACGGGGGACGCATTCTCTTCGTCGACGTCACGCGCGGCACGAGCCGCGTCGAGGCCTTGGGCGAGGAGACCGCGCGGGCGCTCCTCGGCGGCAACGGGCTCGCCGCGCGGCTCCTGCTCGATCACGTGCCCGTTGGGACGGACCCCTACGACCCGGCCAACGCGGTTGTCTTCGCCGTGGGACCGATCACCGACACGACGGTGCCGGGCAACAGCCGCGCCTGCGTCGCCTCCAAGTCGCCGCTGACCGGTCTCTTTTTCGATTCGACCTTCGGGGGACGCTGGCCCGCGACCATGAAGCGCACGGGCTTCGACGCCATCGTCATCACGGGACAGGCGGCCGCGCCCGTCTATTTAAAGGTAGGGGAGGCGGGGGTCGAGGTGAAGCCGGCGGCCGGCCTCTGGGGGCAGACGACCCGCGATACCGTGCACGCCATCCAGGCCGTCGAAGGCGCCGAGACGGACGTGATGGCGATCGGCCCCGCGGGGGAGCGCCGGGTGCGCTTCGCCTGTCTCGCGACGTACTGGAAGAACCGCGAGGGCGTGGCGGGACGCGGCGGCATCGGCGCCGTGCTCGGCGCCAAGCGCGTCAAGGCCGTGGTCGTCACGGGCGGGCTCAAGACCGGGATCGCCGATCCAGCGGCCCTCAAGGCATTGCTCGAGGAGAAGCGGGAGCCGCTCACGACGGGCACCAAGGCGCTCTCGACGTACGGCACGTCCTTCCTCGTCAAGCCGATCAACACGCTGGGGGCGCTGGGATCCTACAACCTGCGCCAGGAGACCTTCGCCGAGGCCCTGGCAATCTCGGGCGAGGAGATGCACGCTCGCTACCACGACCGCGATACCACGTGCCTCAAGTGCCCTGTCGCCTGCGGCAAGCAGTACGAGATCCGCGACGGCGAGCTCAGCGGCCTCAAGGCCAAGATGCCCGAGTACGAGACCATCTTCGCCTTCGGGTCCATGTTAGGCAACGCGCACGCGGGTTCGCTCGCGAAGGCGAACGACCTCTGCGATCTCTTGGGCATGGACACCATCACCATGGGCGTGACGCTGTCCTTCGTGGCCGAGGCGCTCGAGCGCGGCTGGCTCACGCCGGACGAGATCGGGGTGCCGTTCGGCTGGGGCGACTGGCGCGGCATGCTGCGCCTCATCGAGTTGACGGCGGCGCGCGAGGGCTTCGGCGACCGCCTTGCCGAGGGTGGCTGGCGATTGGCCGAGTCCGTCCATCCCGAGGCGACCAAGACCGTCTACGCCGTCAAGCGGCTCGAGCTGCCCGCGCACTCGGCGCGCGCGCTCAAGGGCATGTCCATCGGCTACGCGACGGCGACGCGCGGCGGCAGCCACCACGACACGCGGCCGACGCCGCAGTACGCCCAGGGCTACGATCGGCGCGGAACGGAGGGCAAGCCCGAGTTCGCCGTGCGCAGCCAGCACTTCACGGCCGTGGACGACTCGCTCGTGCTCTGCCGCTTCACGTCCGAGCGCGGCTTCGGGCTCTTCGTGGAAGAGCCCTACGCGCGCATGGTGCGCGCCGTCACCGGCTGGGACATGGGCGTGGAGGAGCTTGAGCGCGTGGGCGAGCGCGTGATCAACCTCGAGCGCCTCTTCAACGTGCGCGAGGGCGTTCGGCGCAAGGACGACGTGCTGCCCTGGCGCGTGATGCACGAACCCATCCCCGACGGCCCCTCGGCCGGCATGTACTGCCCGCCCGAGGAGCTGTCGGCCATGCTCGGCCGTTACTACGCGCTCCGCGGCTGGGACACGGACGGCGTGCCGACGAAGGAGCGCCTAGCCTCTCTCGGCCTCGCGTGA
- a CDS encoding endonuclease/exonuclease/phosphatase family protein → MRIVSWNIRAGGGRRVPGIADQIARWAPDVVALSEFRATPPSAELAGALAGQGLLHQLSTASAALPRANSLLIASRWPLALVSLVTAPAAESGRWLLARIAGPCALTLGAMHVPNRVTGRKFPFLDAVLGFAHTWRRGPALLVGDTNSGLIDLDEEVPAFIVEEDGWIRGLEAAGWADAFRLLRGSERAYTWYSPSGGNGFRIDQAFVNRALRPRLSEARHEWGAAPGRRTRRANRHALSDHAALLIDLDAQDRSPLSPTGGEGRVRGHKGEGV, encoded by the coding sequence ATGCGCATCGTCTCCTGGAACATTCGCGCCGGCGGCGGCCGGCGCGTCCCGGGCATCGCCGACCAGATCGCGCGCTGGGCGCCGGATGTCGTGGCGCTCTCCGAGTTCCGCGCCACGCCGCCTAGCGCGGAGCTGGCCGGCGCTCTCGCCGGACAGGGGCTCCTGCACCAGCTGAGCACCGCGTCCGCCGCGCTCCCTCGGGCCAACAGCCTGCTCATCGCCTCACGCTGGCCGCTCGCGCTGGTAAGCCTCGTCACCGCGCCCGCCGCCGAGTCGGGCCGCTGGCTCCTCGCACGCATCGCCGGGCCCTGCGCCCTCACGCTGGGAGCGATGCACGTGCCCAACCGCGTGACGGGCCGCAAGTTCCCCTTCCTCGACGCGGTGCTCGGCTTCGCCCACACCTGGCGCCGAGGGCCGGCGCTCCTCGTCGGCGACACCAACTCGGGGCTGATCGACCTCGACGAAGAGGTGCCGGCCTTCATCGTCGAGGAGGACGGCTGGATCCGCGGCCTCGAGGCCGCAGGCTGGGCCGACGCGTTTCGTCTTCTCCGGGGCAGCGAGCGCGCCTACACGTGGTACTCACCGAGCGGCGGCAACGGCTTCAGGATCGACCAGGCCTTCGTGAACCGCGCGCTCCGGCCGCGGCTCAGCGAAGCTCGCCACGAATGGGGCGCGGCGCCCGGCCGGCGCACCCGGCGCGCGAACCGGCACGCGCTCAGCGACCACGCCGCGCTACTGATCGACCTCGACGCGCAGGATCGCTCGCCCCTCTCCCCCACCGGGGGAGAGGGCAGGGTGAGGGGGCATAAGGGCGAGGGGGTATAG
- a CDS encoding ABC transporter substrate-binding protein, translating to MERRTFIGVIAGGLLAAPLPAEAQQAAKVPRIGFLGNSTAALEANLVGPFREGLRDLGYVEGRNILIEYRWAEGQYERFPALIAELIALKVDVIVTAGTPASLAVRKATTAIPLVFAAVGDPISVGLVASLARPGGNSTGLTAIAPELEGKRLELLREVVPKLSYIAVLWNPDNPFHAGSLKEARAAAQVLGIKVQPLGVRVSEDFPAAFAAILKERPGALLVLADRLFLHNRARIVDFEAKHRLPGVYAYRELVEAGGLMSYGPSYADMHRRAAYYVDKILKGAKPADLPVEQPTKFELMINLKAAKALGLKIPPSVLQRADQIIQ from the coding sequence ATGGAGCGGCGCACGTTCATCGGGGTGATCGCCGGCGGCCTTCTCGCCGCGCCGCTGCCCGCTGAGGCGCAGCAGGCGGCGAAGGTGCCCCGGATAGGTTTCCTCGGGAACTCGACCGCTGCCCTTGAGGCCAATCTCGTCGGGCCGTTCCGGGAAGGGCTGCGTGATCTCGGCTACGTCGAGGGGCGAAACATCCTGATCGAGTATCGCTGGGCGGAAGGACAGTATGAACGCTTTCCTGCTCTCATCGCCGAGCTGATCGCCCTGAAGGTGGACGTGATCGTGACCGCTGGGACGCCCGCCTCGCTCGCCGTCAGGAAGGCGACAACGGCGATCCCTCTGGTCTTTGCGGCCGTTGGCGATCCGATCAGCGTGGGCCTCGTCGCGAGCCTCGCGCGGCCCGGTGGAAACAGCACCGGATTGACCGCGATCGCACCGGAACTGGAAGGGAAACGATTGGAGCTGCTCAGGGAAGTGGTGCCCAAGCTCTCTTACATCGCCGTGCTGTGGAACCCGGACAATCCGTTTCATGCCGGTTCCTTGAAGGAGGCGCGGGCTGCCGCTCAGGTGTTGGGAATCAAGGTGCAGCCCCTTGGGGTACGAGTCTCTGAAGACTTCCCAGCCGCGTTCGCGGCCATTCTCAAAGAGCGGCCAGGAGCACTCCTCGTGCTGGCGGATCGTCTCTTCCTGCACAACCGCGCGCGCATCGTGGACTTCGAGGCCAAACACCGCCTGCCCGGAGTGTATGCGTACCGGGAATTGGTCGAGGCGGGCGGTTTGATGTCCTACGGGCCAAGCTACGCGGACATGCACCGGCGGGCCGCCTACTACGTGGACAAGATCCTGAAGGGTGCCAAGCCCGCCGACCTGCCCGTCGAGCAGCCGACCAAGTTCGAGCTGATGATCAACCTCAAGGCCGCCAAGGCGCTCGGCCTGAAGATTCCGCCGTCGGTGCTGCAGCGAGCCGACCAGATCATCCAATGA